From the genome of Zalophus californianus isolate mZalCal1 chromosome 5, mZalCal1.pri.v2, whole genome shotgun sequence:
CAGACCATCGGGGCCGCCTTCGTGGCCAAGGTGATGTCCGTTGGAGACCGGACGGTGACTTTAGGTATTTGGGTAAGTCCCCTGGGCAAGCAGTCCTGAGAAAACCCATTCATGAGGAGGCTTAGGTTCTCCTGCCTATTACTGGCTGACTTGGGGTCTCCTAGAGGCCATTTTTCTATTCTAGACCCCAGTTTAAAAATAGGGGTCTGGAAGACGTGGTATTTAGTTTGCAATCTTGGGGAGTAGCTCGGTAACTCAGGGCTGAGCCGCCCCCTGCCCTTCAGGATACAGCAGGCTCTGAGCGCTACGAGGCCATGAGCCGAATCTACTATCGGGGCGCCAAGGCTGCCATCGTCTGCTATGGTAAGAGGGGGTTCTGGCCCGTTCCTCAAAGAAGAGGGGATGGGTGTCAGGCTGGCCTTAGAGAACGGCCCCTGATCCATGGTTGTGTTTTCTGCGTGTCCCGTGTCAAGACCTGACGGACAGCAGCAGTTTTGAGCGGGCAAAGTTCTGGGTGAAGGAACTGCGCAACCTAGAGGAGGTAAGTGCCAGACCTCACCAGACGACCAGGGGCTGGTGGTCCATGGGAGTGACCCTGACCTTGTCTTTTGCCCCAGGGCTGTCAGATCTACCTGTGTGGCACCAAGAGTGACCTGCTGGAAGAGGACAGGCGCCGCCGCCGTGTGGACTTCCATGACGTTCAGGACTATGCAGACAGTAGCTGTTGCTCAgttccctgggggtgggggagggaggtggctgcCTGGGTGGAGCAGAGAAAATAGGGACCACCTTAGCTGCCATGGCAAGATCCCTTGGGAAGGTCTTCTGGCCTCCCTGAAGGTGTGGggtccatttttttccctgaactgCTAGCCTTCCCCTTTGTATCCACCCCGATTCTCAGGTAGGAGGTTTTAGTCACTTCTCTTTACAGATATCAAAGCTCAGCTCTTTGAAACATCCAGCAAGACAGGCCAGAGTGTGGGTGAGTGCTGTCCGGGGCCTCACAGCAGAACAGGCAGGGGTgccagaggaggcagagaagagccTAGAGGGCTGGGTTACTGGGTGATTCCAGGGTTACTGGCTTTGAGCCCTCACTGACTTGCCCTTTTTCTTGCCAGACGAGCTCTTCCAGAAAGTGGCAGAGGACTACGTCAGTGTGGCTGCCTTCCAGGTGATGACAGGTGTGTGTGCTTCCCCAGCTTCTCTGGAGACTTCCTCTAGGCCCACAGCATCTGGCCCCCTTCACGAGTTACCTGATTCCCAAACAGAATGGTGCTGAGCTGCCACCTCTCTTTGACAGAGGACAAGGGCGTGGACCTGGGCCAGAAGGCAAACCCCTACTTCTACAGCTGTTGTCATCACTGAGTCACCACCACTCACCTGGCCTAGGGGAATTAAAGGAATCCCCCCAGAAGGGCTAGACCTAGCTCCTGTCTGGGCTTGAGTGGCCGGACGTCTGAGCTACCCCCGGTCCCCAGGGCAGCAGAGGTGGCACCTGCCTGTGCTGGCCCATGGAACGGAGGCAGCATTGGGCTGACTGATGGGCATGAGGAGGGTAAAGGCTTATTTGGACCCCAGGCTCCTGCCCTGGACAGCACTTGTGTCTGCAGATTATTTAAGTGGCTTTtgatttgtaaataaaatcaatgcactgTGAATCAcactcagcccctctccctgctgtgtggATTAGGTGCCAAGACACCTAGTTCTTTCTGGGGCTACCAGCTGGCCTCACTTCCTATGTTAAGGCTCCTCTCAGCTCTTATTCTTTTGGAAGCCAAGGAACTTCATTCCAGGGTTGCATCTGAGATAATGTAGAAACAAAAAGGCCTTTTCCTGTTCTTTAGGGGGGGACAAAGATAGGTGAGGGGCTGGGGCAATGCAAAGCTCACGCAAGGCAGGCACTTAAATGGTGTCCAGAGATCAAAGGGTCAAGCACTCCTACCTCAGACTGGCTGGTTCTACCACTACTTCTGTCACATCTAGGTTCATGAGTCATGTCTGTGGCTCAGATCCTAAGTTTCCCAGCAACCTACTACAAGGTGGcttaatggaagaaaaattttaagttttgcaaGACAGAAAGGTCTTACAGATCCAGATTGGGATCCAATTCAGCTATCAACAGAAAAGGGACCTAAACTTGGCCTgagtttcccatctgtaaaatcaggTGACCACTACCCAGTTCAGGGTGGCAAAGATCCTGAGCAAAAAGTAACTCTAGGACTGAATGTTTGTCTTCCCACACTATTCCCCAGAGGGCTTTCTGCTGAAGGGCATGAAGTTTAGGACTAGGTCAGAAGGAAAGACAGACTCCAAGACTCCCCCCAAAGTACATTTTTGGGTCTTAGAAGTATCAAGTGTTAGGGTGGATAGGGCTGGTACCTCCTGTTCAGCTAAAAAGCATATGGCAGCCCCTTTCCAGTACTGGAGGCCTGGCTGCTTTGCCTCTGCTTTTCCTGCCTTAGGCCTGGGCCAGGTCTTCTGCAGTACCTAGCACCTATCTCTGAAGAACTAAAAACGTGGCCAGAACGGTCAGACTCACAGAAAATGCTTTGGttccacttccttttttaaaaccaaTTCCTCAAAATACCCTTCCTTCATGGGTAATGGAAGCTTCCTGTATAGGGGCTGAAACTGACACCAGCTActcccaaaagaagtgaaagacatTCTGGCAGCTGGTGGCTGCTAGGAGGAAACCCACACCACTCCTGGAGATGCTTAGAGGAGGGGCTCAC
Proteins encoded in this window:
- the RAB24 gene encoding ras-related protein Rab-24 isoform X2, whose product is MSGQRVDVKVVMLGKEYVGKTSLVERYVHDRFLVGPYQNTIGAAFVAKVMSVGDRTVTLGIWDTAGSERYEAMSRIYYRGAKAAIVCYDLTDSSSFERAKFWVKELRNLEEGCQIYLCGTKSDLLEEDRRRRRVDFHDVQDYADNIKAQLFETSSKTGQSVDELFQKVAEDYVSVAAFQVMTGESARTRLPSCHSVLMM
- the RAB24 gene encoding ras-related protein Rab-24 isoform X3 — protein: MSGQRVDVKVVMLGKEYVGKTSLVERYVHDRFLVGPYQNTIGAAFVAKVMSVGDRTVTLGIWDTAGSERYEAMSRIYYRGAKAAIVCYDLTDSSSFERAKFWVKELRNLEEGCQIYLCGTKSDLLEEDRRRRRVDFHDVQDYADNIKAQLFETSSKTGQSVDELFQKVAEDYVSVAAFQVMTEWC
- the RAB24 gene encoding ras-related protein Rab-24 isoform X1; the encoded protein is MSGQRVDVKVVMLGKEYVGKTSLVERYVHDRFLVGPYQNTIGAAFVAKVMSVGDRTVTLGIWDTAGSERYEAMSRIYYRGAKAAIVCYDLTDSSSFERAKFWVKELRNLEEGCQIYLCGTKSDLLEEDRRRRRVDFHDVQDYADNIKAQLFETSSKTGQSVDELFQKVAEDYVSVAAFQVMTEDKGVDLGQKANPYFYSCCHH